The Malus sylvestris chromosome 12, drMalSylv7.2, whole genome shotgun sequence genome contains a region encoding:
- the LOC126593951 gene encoding uncharacterized protein LOC126593951 — MGSTSKVQDNVVQRQTSRRTRHVEKAKVRTGVGLQQNDVHCKARKDAGDGAVDQEKSSGSRNGKGNDAAKVDELVKHMSNLPGYLQRPARGEKNQEKVLNVGVLDWGRLEKWKHKQKPFPEKVSGRSSLERAIGSSTSFVVVRNGTNAEQPSSRSSVKSSQKNGLSQGVKPSVRKGMRFQDSKTASKNAIHGQKKISFPRSLGRNHSDMMLDKGKGKYSDKKFPSEMGNAAANLKKYGVSFGAKDKVGTADGRAMETESDIKKKNNDQRITTEKGAPSPKFRSYDASLSSKGKTIACNDKTENRVEELHKSNISTAHQHCPAAENTVVLSPSKELPQNDFPEVLQLSQPRASGDECMTEPDKISFSGDFSTKEMDFAELCSEVPSEVPHSCPLPSVVDTNTGSNMVPNSSINGKSAGLNFVPAHMRQCSNETQDLLYEDKFVQKNSSQKMLTRSSFDTSKTLDQEDVELATRKGRSPTPHRRFNFSLERLGRSLSFKESSDIPQLSSTYMTVKSGPVRSGTSDCPDNPNREKASTHNRARSSPLRRLLDPILKHKEANLHHSAEAVRPPKSLFNSFVPKPINISESLQNLKAEASWVKASLQITIKNGLPLFKFWVDNINCFAATMKNLSSGKDDFCQYFTFYCINEAKKKIGGWMSQGSKGKSCRYAYNVVAQMKVSSSDLSDVNRQDLSKCVVREAVMLGVDLTQADLGSPSVVPHVELAAAVVKLPRKDLSHSEQQRDEEVMEKKGCAKDSSEDMCSYSWEDSTIVILPGGVHSSPNKGAPSPLLDRWKSGGLCDCGGWDVGCKLHVLSNQNKCCQSPKTSSACYPFPDTFELFAEEGAQENRPIFSLAPGKDGSYSVEFNTSLSLLQAFFICVVIISSCKPSDLSEVSNMTEAKDFQEPNLNQSNGIQVTGPAKYAPNPPMSPVGRV; from the exons ATGGGAAGTACCTCGAAAGTGCAAGACAATGTTGTGCAGCGCCAAACTAGTCGAAGAACAAGACATGTAGAGAAGGCGAAAGTGAGAACTGGTGTTGGTTTGCAGCAGAATGATGTGCATTGTAAAGCAAGAAAAGATGCAGGTGATGGTGCTGTGGACCAAGAAAAGTCTTCGGGAAGTCGAAATGGGAAGGGGAATGATGCagctaaagttgatgagctGGTCAAGCACATGTCAAACTTGCCCGGTTATCTTCAACGCCCTGCGAGAGGAGAAAAAAACCAAGAGAAGGTTTTGAATGTTGGGGTTTTGGATTGGGGTCGACTAGAGAAATGGAAGCACAAGCAGAAGCCTTTTCCTGAAAAAGTTAGCGGCAGGTCATCCTTGGAAAGGGCTATTGGATCATCTACATCATTTGTTGTCGTTCGCAATGGGACAAATGCTGAGCAACCCTCTTCGCGTTCTAGTGTCAAGTCGTCTCAAAAGAATGGCCTTTCACAGGGTGTCAAACCATCTGTCCGTAAAGGTATGCGCTTCCAGGACTCCAAAACTGCTTCAAAGAATGCCATTCATGGGCAGAAAAAGATATCCTTTCCCAGGTCTCTTGGAAGAAATCACTCAGATATGATGCTTGATAAGGGAAAGGGAAAATATTCAGATAAGAAGTTCCCTTCAGAAATGGGGAATGCAGCGGCAAACTTGAAAAAGTATGGAGTGTCATTTGGTGCAAAGGACAAGGTTGGCACGGCGGATGGTCGAGCTATGGAAACAGAATCAGATatcaagaagaaaaataatgatcAAAGAATCACTACGGAAAAGGGAGCTCCATCGCCTAAATTCAGAAGTTATGATGCCTCGCTGAGTTCAAAGGGAAAGACAATTGCTTGTAATGATAAAACTGAGAATAGGGTGGAAGAATTGCACAAATCAAACATCAGCACAGCTCATCAACACTGCCCTGCTGCGGAGAATACCGTTGTTCTTTCTCCATCAAAGGAACTGCCCCAAAATGACTTTCCAGAGGTCCTCCAGCTTTCACAACCAAGAGCATCAGGGGATGAGTGTATGACAGAACCTGATAAGATCAGCTTCTCGGGAGACTTTTCTACCAAGGAGATGGACTTTGCAGAACTCTGTTCAGAAGTTCCTTCTGAAGTTCCACACTCATGCCCCTTGCCTTCTGTAGTTGACACTAATACAGGATCAAACATGGTACCGAATAGCTCAATCAACGGTAAGAGTGCAGGGCTTAACTTTGTCCCAGCTCACATGCGCCAATGCTCAAATGAAACACAAGACCTCCTATATGAAGATAAATTTGTACAAAAGAACAGTTCACAGAAAATGCTTACTCGTTCAAGTTTTGATACTTCAAAAACATTGGATCAAGAAGATGTTGAGCTAGCAACTAGAAAAGGCAGAAGCCCAACCCCCCATCGCCGGTTTAACTTCAGCTTAGAACGGCTTGGTAgaagtttaagttttaaggaAAGTTCAGATATTCCGCAGTTAAGTTCCACATATATGACAGTCAAATCAGGTCCTGTGAGATCCGGAACTTCTGACTGTCCAGATAATCCAAACAGAGAGAAAGCTAGTACTCATAACCGAGCTAGGTCAAGCCCGTTAAGAAGGTTACTAGACCCAATATTAAAGCACAAGGAGGCAAATCTACACCATTCTGCTGAAGCTGTTAGACCCCCGAAATCACTTTTTAATTCCTTCGTCCCCAAGCCAATTAATATCAGCGAGTCATTACAGAATCTGAAGGCTGAGGCATCATGGGTTAAAGCATCTTTGCAAATAACAATCAAGAATGGACTTCCTTTGTTTAAGTTTTGGGTTGACAACATCAACTGTTTTGCGGCAACCATGAAGAATTTATCATCTGGGAAGGATGACTTCTGCCAGTATTTTACATTTTACTGTATTAATGAAGCCAAGAAAAAAATTGGTGGCTGGATGAGTCAAGGAAGTAAAGGCAAAAGTTGTCGCTATGCCTACAATGTTGTTGCTCAAATGAAAGTTTCTAGCTCCGACTTATCTGATGTTAACAGGCAGGACTTAAGCAAGTGTGTGGTAAGAGAGGCTGTTATGTTAGGTGTTGATCTAACACAAGCAGATCTAGGATCACCAAGCGTCGTACCACATGTGGAGCTTGCTGCTGCTGTTGTCAAGTTACCTAGGAAAGACTTGAGCCATTCTGAACAGCAGCGTGACGAGGAAGTTATGGAGAAGAAGGGCTGCGCCAAAGATTCATCCGAGGATATGTGCTCTTACAGCTGGGAAGACAGTACTATAGTCATACTTCCAGGTGGAGTCCATAGCTCACCGAACAAAGGAGCACCTTCACCATTACTTGACCGTTGGAAATCTGGTGGGTTATGTGATTGTGGAGGCTGGGATGTTGGTTGTAAGCTGCATGTTCTCTCCAACCAGAACAAATGCTGTCAGAGTCCAAAAACATCTTCCGCATGTTACCCTTTTCCGGATACTTTTGAACTATTTGCTGAG GAGGGAGCTCAGGAGAACAGGCCAATTTTCAGTTTGGCACCAGGGAAGGATGGAAGCTACTCGGTTGAATTCAACACGTCACTTTCTTTGTTACAAGCGTTCTTCATCTGTGTTGTCATAATCAGCAGTTGCAAACCATCAGATCTTTCAGAAGTTAGTAACATGACAGAAGCGAAAGATTTCCAGGAACCAAATTTGAATCAAAGTAATGGAATCCAGGTGACAGGGCCGGCAAAGTATGCTCCAAATCCACCCATGTCCCCTGTTGGGAGGGTCTAG
- the LOC126593953 gene encoding uncharacterized protein LOC126593953 — translation MALHGSSFCVNGNVSLRELNHHPSSPSSRKNNLVVAKTLGKGHKVPLFPGYLRLKLRTEESISSVQASRLRSLRPCNVKGDDSKEGSSSGESVILDAQTLERDLDIAIAEENYAKAAQIRDSLKLLMQDSLTSVRAANEQFYEAFKIGDLAAMQALWAQRKEVCCVHPGASGIYGYEDVMTSWDYVWANYEFPLEIELKDVNVYVRGDVGYVSCVELVKTKGSSWGGQFATNVFEKIDGKWFICIHHASVLDL, via the exons ATGGCGCTCCATGGATCTAGCTTCTGCGTAAAT GGCAATGTTTCTCTTAGGGAGCTTAATCAtcatccttcttcaccctcttCAAGGAAAAACAATTTAGTTGTGGCAAAGACTTTGGGAAAGGGGCATAAAGTTCCGTTGTTTCCTGGTTATCTTCGGCTCAAATTGCGAACTGAAGAGTCCA TATCCTCTGTTCAGGCCTCTCGATTGCGGTCACTAAGACCATGTAATGTGAAAGGCGATGACTCAAAGGAAGGCTCAAGCAGCGGCGAAAGCGTCATATTGGATGCACAAACTTTAGAGCGTGATCTAGACATTGCCATTGCAGAAGAGAACTATGCCAAAGCAGCACAAATTCGTGACAGCCTCAAACTTCTGATGCAGGATAGTCTAACATCTGTTAGAGCAGCAAATGAACAATTCTATGAGGCATTCAAGATTGGGGATTTAGCTGCCATGCAAGCCCTCTGGGCCCAAAGGAAAGAAGTCTGTTGCGTGCACCCGGGTGCAAGTGGAATCTACGGTTACGAAGATGTTATGACTAGCTGGGACTACGTGTGGGCAAACTACGAATTTCCACTAGAGATTGAGCTGAAAGACGTTAATGTTTACGTTAGAGGGGATGTCGGGTATGTTTCTTGTGTGGAATTGGTTAAGACAAAGGGCAGCAGTTGGGGGGGACAGTTTGCAACAAATGTGTTTGAGAAAATTGATGGTAAATGGTTTATCTGTATTCACCATGCTTCAGTTCTTGACTTGTGA
- the LOC126593858 gene encoding phosphatidylinositol:ceramide inositolphosphotransferase 2-like, with the protein MTLYIGRESSKLWKRICAEVVTEINLLATNWKYLLAGLVFQYIHGLAARGVHYIHRPGPTLQDAGFFLLPELGQDRAYISETLFTFIFLSFVLWTFHPFIFKGKKIYTVLLWCRVLAFLSACQFLRIITFYSTQLPGPNYHCREGSKLARLPPPESVLEVFLIIPHGVLYGCGDLIFSSHMIFSLVFVRTYQKYGTQRFIKQLAWLLVVIQSFLIVASRKHYTVDVVVAWYTVNLVVFFIDKKLAELPDRTNGAASLLLPLSTKDKDGKTKEENHKLLNGIVGDPADRRQRTQVNGKTLDDVNTVHADATTNGA; encoded by the exons ATGACGCTTTACATTGGCCGCGAGTCGTCAAAG CTCTGGAAGAGAATCTGCGCTGAGGTAGTCACCGAGATCAATCTCCTCGCCACGAATTGGAAGTATCTTCTCGCCGGTCTAGTTTTTCAG TACATACATGGTCTAGCTGCTCGAGGAGTTCATTATATACATCGGCCCGGGCCAACGCTCCAGGATGCtggtttctttcttcttcca GAACTTGGGCAAGACAGAGCCTACATCAGTGAGACCCTTTTCACCTTCATCTTCTTATCTTTTGTATTG TGGACCTTCCATCCTTTCATTTTCAAGGGCAAAAAGATTTACACAGTTCTCCTCTGGTGTAGGGTTCTAGCATTCTTATCG GCTTGTCAATTTCTGCGGATTATCACATTCTATTCCACCCAGCTTCCTGGTCCAAATTACCATTGTCGAGAG GGTTCTAAACTTGCCAGGCTGCCTCCTCCGGAAAGTGTATTAGAAGTCTTCTTGATCA TTCCGCATGGTGTACTTTATGGTTGTGGTGATTTGATTTTCTCATCGCATATGATATTTAGTCTAGTCTTTGTGCGCACTTATCAGAAATACGGTACACAAAG GTTTATAAAGCAGTTAGCTTGGTTACTCGTTGTGATCCAGAGTTTCTTGATTGTGGCATCCCGCAAACATTACACGGTTGATGTTGTTGTTGCATG GTATACTGTTAATTTGGTCGTATTCTTTATCGACAAGAAATTGGCAG AATTACCTGACCGGACCAACGGAGCTGCATCTCTCTTGTTACCGCTAAGCACAAAGGACAAGGATGGTAAGACCAAAGAAGAGAACCACAAGCTATTGAATGGAATTGTCGGAGACCCTGCTGATCGG AGACAAAGAACTCAAGTTAACGGCAAGACTCTAGATGATGTAAACACAGTACATGCCGATGCTACAACGAACGGTGCATAG